One Falco naumanni isolate bFalNau1 chromosome 13, bFalNau1.pat, whole genome shotgun sequence DNA segment encodes these proteins:
- the GADD45GIP1 gene encoding growth arrest and DNA damage-inducible proteins-interacting protein 1 has protein sequence MAAPWRRALGQVRAWPAIAAPLRPYRAAPLRRRLGPAPAAADDRRAAARRFGRLGEAAAVPLRQLWPDPEQLRAIVAEEREWEPSLQEMEAALERREREEARRRQERQQLVARSLAAMPARISAWQQERAQARERARQEAARRQRLLAEAGLAGGPSSRGTPRRDSPQAQVLLQDLERQQRREEKRRQRQERQEAARSALAAAEAAAASQPPPGAPTKTPGTVSS, from the exons ATGGCGGCGCCCTGGCGGCGGGCGCTGGGCCAGGTCCGGGCCTGGCCGGCCATCGCTGCCCCGCTGCGACCTTACCGGGCGGCCCCGCTGCGGCGGCGGctgggcccggccccggcggccgcAGACGaccggcgggcggcggcgcggcggtTCGGGCGGCtgggggaggcggcggcggtgcCGCTGCGGCAGCTATGGCCGGACCCCGAGCAGCTGCGGGCGATCGTGGCGGAGGAACGCGAGTGGGAGCCGTCGCTGCAGGAGATGGAGGCGGCGCTGGAGCGGCGTGAGCGGGAGGAGGCGCGACGGAGGCAGGAGAG gcagcagctggtggccCGCAGCCTGGCGGCAATGCCAGCACGGATAAgtgcctggcagcaggagcGGGCACAGGCGCGGGAGCGAGCGCGGCAGGAGGCGGCGCGGCGGCAGCGGCTGTTGGCCGAAGCAGGGCTGGCGGGGGGACCCTCCAGCCGCGGCACCCCCCGCCGCGACAGCCCCCAggcccaggtgctgctgcaggacctGGAGCGGCAGCAGCGGCGTGAGGAGaagcggcggcagcggcaggaGCGCCAAGAAGCTGCCCGCAGTGCCTTGGCCGCTGCCGAAGCTGCTGCCGCCTCCCAGCCTCCCCCCGGAGCCCCCACCAAGACCCCAGGGACCGTCTCCTCCTAA